In Sporichthya polymorpha DSM 43042, a genomic segment contains:
- a CDS encoding STAS domain-containing protein: MDDTTDDCASIFTRIEGDVVVVTFTGAIDVFAGPSVRDTLSGLISAGHRHLVLELEDVLFMDSSGLGALIGTMKKARDHHGSVRLVCSSERSAGLLRITGLSGVIPVYETTERAAASVRSEISTADGCVGDRDTAQAG, translated from the coding sequence GTATCGAGGGCGATGTCGTGGTGGTGACCTTTACCGGGGCGATCGACGTGTTCGCAGGGCCGAGCGTCCGGGACACGTTGTCCGGTCTGATCAGCGCGGGGCACCGGCACCTGGTCCTGGAGTTGGAGGACGTGCTGTTCATGGATTCCAGCGGACTCGGCGCCCTGATCGGGACGATGAAGAAGGCCCGCGATCATCACGGTTCCGTTCGGCTCGTGTGCTCCTCCGAGCGCAGCGCCGGCCTCTTGCGGATCACCGGCCTGAGCGGCGTCATCCCGGTGTATGAGACGACCGAGCGTGCGGCGGCCAGCGTTCGGTCGGAGATCTCGACAGCCGACGGATGTGTCGGGGATCGTGACACCGCTCAGGCTGGATAG